CGGACTGCCGGTCTCCTCCGCGCGGGCCAGCCAGCTCCACACCGTCCGCTTGTGTACACCCACCGCGTCAGCGACCAGCCGTACATGCGCTGTCGTCAACTCCCCTGCGGCCCGCAGCCGTAGCAGCTGAGCCACTGCCGCAGGCCGCAACTCATCCCGATGCCGCCCCAAACCGTCACCCACGGCCCCAGAAGCGTCGCCGTTCGCCGTCACCGGAGCTGGCATGCGCGCCACGAGCGAACCGGAAACCAAGCAGTGATCACGGCGCCAGCCCCTTTTATGACGTCAACTACCACCCCACACAGGGCAGTTCACGCCGCACCCGTGACAGGCGCGACGGATTAGACGCTAAAGCCGACACCCTGACACGCGCCCCTTCGATCACTTGGACGAGTGACAGCAGCCCCGTTTCACCTCCGCCCCACACCCTCATGCGCTACAGAGCACACCGCGAAGGAGGTTCGACGAACACGACACCGATCGATCCGGACTCACACCACCGCCGAGTACGGAATACCACCACCAAGATCAACTATCTGAAATACCCGACGACCAGCACAAATACAAGCCCGCATCAATGATGCGAAAACCCGAACACCTCAGTGGCGCCTTCACCGAACCTCACAGCGTGCGAAGTGAGCGGGGGATATTCGTCGTCGAGGCGGGGAGGAGTCGATCCGGTTTCGATGCGCATGGGACGTGCTTGCCGCCAGATCTGGGAGACAGGCCCTGTCGTGCGTCGGGCTGCGTGGACTGCCGGAGCGTCTCGCCTACGAGGGCGGAGTGCGCGTATGGGGAGGGTGGAATTTCCAGAGATCACAGCGGAGTTCAAGGACTCGTTCGGTTCGCGTGCGTTCTTCGAGGGGGAGGTGTGTCCGGACGGTGCCACCGGTTACACGTTCACCGGCAAGCTAAGAGGATGTCTCACGTGGCGATTTTGGAGAGCCTCTTGTAGCAAGTCATGACTGCCGCGAGACCGAGGAAGGCGAGGAAGTGATTGCCTTTGCGTTCGTAGCGGATGGTCAGGCGGCGGTATCCGAAAAGCCAGGAGATGGACCTCTCGATCTTCCATCGGTGTCGTCCGAGGCGTTCGGAGGACTCCACTCCCGGCCTGGCGATCCGTGGAGTGATGTTGCGTTCCCGCAGCCACGCTAGGTTGTCGGCGGAGTGGTACGCCTTGTCGGCCCGAATCTTCTCGGGGCGCCGCCGCCGGGGGCCGCGCCGTGAGCGGACAGCCGGAATCCCGAGGATGAGCGGGCGAAGCGCCTGGACGTCATTGACGTTCGCGCCCGACACCCCGATGACCACGGGCAGTCCCTGGGCGTCGGTGAGAACATGAAGTTTGCTGCCCGCTTTGCCTCGGTCGACCGGGTTCGGCCCCGTCAGCGGCCCCCCTTTTTTTGCGCGTACCGATGCGGCATCGACGATCACGGAGCTCCAGTCGAGTCCGTTGCGGGCTCCGATCTCGTCCAGAACTATGCGGTGCAGGCGGCGCCATACTCCGGATGCGGTCCAGGCGGAGAACCTTCGGTGAGCCGTCGCTGGCGAGACCCCGAACGTCGGGGGTAGATGCCGCCACGCGCACCCGCTGGTCAACACGTACACGACGGCCGTGAATACGGCTCGCTGGTCAATCGGCGCCGTGCCACCGCCCTGCGGGCGCGAGCGGAAGGACGGCAGTACCGGCTCGACCATTGCCCACAGATCATCCGGCACGAGGCGCTGCAACAGATCCCCACCCATGCATGATCACGATGTCGCTGTCGGGCAGCAGTAGGTCTGGGAGTTGCGCAGTTGTCTCAGGCTTGTGGTCTCGCACCTGCAGCGCCTACTCGACCAACCGGCCTTCTACTAGGGTTGCGCGATGAAGCTTCTCCTCACCGACTCCGGCGTCAGGAACGCGAGCATTCTGGCGGCGCTGGTCGATCTCCTCGGCAAGCCCATCTCCGAGGCCGACGCCCTCTGCATCCCCACCGCAGGGTACGGGGGCCCCTACGGGGACCCATACGGACCATGGCAGTTCACCAGCGGACAGTCCTCCAGTCCCATGACCGAGTTGGGCTGGAAGTCAGTGGGCGTGCTAGAGCTCGCCGTACTGCCCGACATCGAGGAGGAACGCTGGATCTCCTGGGTCCGGGAGGCAGACGTCCTCCTCGTGAACGGGGGCGACGCGCTGTACCTGTGCCACTGGATGCGAAAGTCCGGACTGGCCGACCTCCTCCCGACGCTGCACGACACCGTCTACGTCGGGCTCAGTGCCGGAAGCATGGTCCTGACCCCTCGTATCGGAGAGGAGTTCGTCAGTTGGACGCCCCCCAGCGGTGACGACAGCATGCTGGGAGTTGTCGACTTCTCCATCTTCCCGCACCTTGAGAGCCCTGGCTGCCCAGAGAGAAGCATGGCCGAGGCAGAGCGGTGGGCCGCCAAGATCGGGGATCCGGCATACGCCATCGACGCTGAGACCGCCATCAAGGTGACCAACGGCAGAATCGAGGTCGTCTCCGAGGGCCACTGGAAGCTGCTCAACCCGGCATCATGAACAACAACGACTTTCCCGTCCCCGAGGTCTGCGCGCTGGAGCCGGAGGAGACACCAGGACCGCGATGACCACCCTGCACAATGTGAGGGGGGCGAGCCCTCGTGTGCGGTAAGCGGCAGGCCTCCCGTCGCCAGCTCCGCAAGATCGCCACGTGAGACATCCTCTAAGGGCGACCTGCAAGCTGAATCGGAGCTCCACGTCTTTCGACAACACGGTCAGGTTCGGGCACGGCGGTACCAAAGGCGATTACGAATATCTGGAGTTCACGATCGTCGGTGAGGACGAGAACGTGTTCGCGGTGGAGGGGCGCGGGTCCCGCTCCGAGGACGACACGGTGGATTTCCGGCTCGGGGTGAACAACGGGATCAGCGGGCAGTTCGATGACGGGAAGACGGTGACACTCCCGGCCGGCGGCCCCTGGCGGTCCGTCGGGCCCGTCTATGTCGACGAGGACATGTACGGCAAGACCCAGTACGACGTCCGCTTCGACGGATCTGTGCGCGCGGACGGGCCGACTGGCTACGTCATCGATGGGGAGTTGTCGGCGTTCGGGGGCGCGGCGGCGCTGACGACGCAGTACGCGAGGCTGGGACACAAGGGGGCGGGGGGGTTCCTGGCACCACGAGGCCGTCGCCTGCGAGGACACCCCGAAGAGGATCAGGATCAGGGGCAACCGCGACAGCGGCAAGGACGTTCAGGTGAAGGTGGGCGCCACCAGCGAGGTGGCCAACCTCTACGGCTACGGAGAGGTGATCACCCGCTCGTTGCCTGAGGAGTTCTGAGCGCGCCCCATATGAGGAGGGGGCTGGTCAGGCTCCGATGCCGAGTGCGCCGACGTAGGCGTAGGCGCCGTAGCCGGAGTCGAGGTCGGAGATGAGGTCGTCCCAGATGTCGTCCAGGGTGTCCGCGTCGCCCTCTGCCCAGGCGTCAACAGCTTCGTCCCACACGTAGCGGGCCTGGATGGAGCGCTCGGACAGGTTCGGACGCCGGCGGGCTTGGGGCACGTTCGTCTGGTCGACCGGGTAGACCTCGATACGCCGGCCCCGCCCCTCGTTGTCCAGGAGCCGCTTCAGTGCTCCGGAGCGGACCACGTTCTCGCGTCGACGCTCCTGGTACGCCGCATCGACGGCCTCCAGCTTGCCTGCGGACGGACGGCGGCCGGCCTCCCAGGAGCGCAGGAGGCGCGCGCTGACGCCGTGCTGGCGCAGGGCCTCACGGCCGGCGGGGCTGGCCAGGTAGCGCAGCCGGGCGTTGAGGCCTCGGGTGGTGGTGACCGGGGAGGCGATGCCGCCTTCACGGGCGATGCGGTCGATCTCGCGGGCGAGGGCCTGGCCACCGCTCATGCCGCGGGCGCCGTACTTTTGCCACTCGCCCCACCCGTATTCGCCGCCCACTACTGGTCACCCCCGAGGATGTAGGTGTTCTTCGGCTTCACCTGCGCCAGATCGCGGCCCGCTTCGAATACTTGGCGCCAGTCCCCCGCGACGTGCAATTCGTCGGTGCCGGACATCTCCACCACCGTCAAACCGGCCTCATGCGCTTTGTGCGCCTTGCGCCAGAGATTCGCGAATGCCTGCGAGCGGATAATGTGCATCCAATCCGGGCGCCTAATCGCGCGGTTGGCGCTGGACTCCCCGATGGTGGACACGAACTTAGAATACATGAACTTCACGTATTCCGTGGTCACTTCATCGTCATTCGCAATGGCCTCTTTACGGACCTCTACCAGGGCACGGCGCATTTTCTCCAATAGCCCTTCGCTGCTGCCCGACGTCCACGACTCGTGAATGATCGGCGCATCGCAGAGTGGGGTGTCGAGTCGGGCGCAGTGCAGCAGGAGCCGCAGCGTGGGTTCGGTCACCCACAGGTCACCCGGTTCTTTCCTGGCGCCGAGCGGGGAGGGGAGGTCTTCCGCGGTCCATGCGGGCGGGGTGATGCGGTGAATTCCGGACCGCTTCGGGTCGTGCGCTGCCGCGTCACCGGTCGAGTGGACCAGCTTGCCGATCGGCAGATGGGTCTTGAGCGCGGCGAGGTAGGCCGCGTTGGCGTCGAGCGCGGTGACCTCCAAGTGCACCAGGCCCTCCCGGGCTGCGCGCGCCAGCTCGGCCGCGCGCCACTTCGGCCGGGCCTCCCATACCTGGTCCGCACCCTTTTGAGTGCGCTTTTGGAGGAGGTCGCTGGTCGGGGGGAACTGGCTGTGCTCGTATCGGCCGCCGACGCGGGAGGCCTCGAACAGGTCCATGACGTCGGGGATCGCCCGCTTGATCAGGGCGGCCCGTGCGGCGTCGATGTCGCCCTGGTGCTCGCGCAGGGTACGAGTGACCGCGGCGCGTACCAGGTCGGCCAGGGGGCCGGCGGGGGTGGGGCGGCGCGGCACCCGGGCCTGCTGCTCCACGGCCTGCTGCTCCACGGCCTGCTGCTCCGTGGCCGGTGGCTCCGCAGCCGGTACCGCCGATTCGACCTCCGCGGCCGACGCCGCAGGAGCGGCCGGCGCCAACACGGCCGACCGCACGGGCGCCGGGGTCGGCGGCGCGGCCGTGAGGTCGGCCTCCGGGACGTCGGCGGGGGCCGTGGGGAGCGGGATGGCGGCCTGGATGGTGCCGCGGGTGATGCGGTCCGCGGGGAGGCGGGAGGCCGCGTGCGTCGGGCCGGCGAGTAGATCGAGCGGGGTCATCCCCCAGTGCGCGGCGAGCCGGTCGACGTCGCCGAGCGTCCAGGCCGCCCTGCCGGCCTGCTTCTTGGACACCTGCGCCTGCGTCACATCGAGGGCGGCGCCGAGCTGCGCCTGGCGCTCGCCGGTGCGCTGCATCAGCGCGGCCACGGTGAGCCGCAACAGGTCCTCCGTGCTCATCATGGCGACCACCCTACCAGGGATTATTCCAAATCGGCATTGTTGATTCCTGGTTGACATTCTTGCTGCCTGTGTCCCGAGGTCACGTACGGCCGTGTGACGGCCGTTGGCGATCTGTCCCGACCGGATCCCGCCGGAGCGTGGTGTTCGGGGCTCTCAGGGGCCGTTGACGGCCTAGAGCGAGGCCTTCGGCGACTGGACAGAGTCCGAGAGGGCGGCGGCCAGGCGGTAGACGCCGCCGGCGTGCGTGCTGCCGAGCGGCAGCACGGCCACAACGTCGCGGACCAGCCCGAGGACCGACAGTGAGCTGAACAGGGGTGCGCCGTGCGTGCACGGCCTGTACGTGCCCCGGTCGACCTGGCCGAGGTCACGCCGGACGCCCTCCAGGCGGGGGACGTCGACAAGCGGCGACTCCGCGGCGCGGTTGGCTCGGATGACGTCCGTGAGGATCTTGCGCATGTGGGGGTAGCTGGCGTTCCAGAGCTCGGTCAGCCGGGCTGCTGTAGGGGCGTCGATGTGTGTGTTGGTGCGGATGCTGTCTTCGGTGATCACGGGTACTCCTGGGTGTTGGCGCCGGACGGTGGGCGGCTGACGGCCGGTCACCGTCGAATCCGCGGGAGATCGTCTGTACGGGCCGCTGAGAGCCGATCTCCACCGGGTCGGACCAACTACCCGAGCCCGGCGGGAAATCGCCGGGCCTGGTCGACGTCCGCGTCGGGGGCGGTGAGGGTCACTGCCGGGCCTCCGCTTCGCTGCGGGTGACGCCGGGGTGGGTGCACCGGCGCTGGCCGCCGGTGTCGTCGTCGTCCAGGAGCCAGCCGTACGCGTCGCACGCCGGGCAGGCCGCGATGACAGCCGCCCGCGGCAGTGCCGGCCTCCCGCCGGCCTGCGCCACCTTGGCCTGGGGCCGCACCGTGGTGTACCGGCGCAGGTCCTCCACCCATCCGGGCAGGCACTTCGTCCACGACGCCGCGCCGCCGGTGTTCTTCAGCACGTCGGCCTCCAGCAGGTCGCGATCCCCCGCGTCCAGGCCCACGATCGACGGCCAACCCTGACGGCGCATCGTGCGCAGCAGCGGCACCGCGGACTTGCGGGCCGTCCTCGCGCCGGCCTGCCACTGCCGCATCTGCTGATTGCCCGTCCTCGGCCGCTGATCGAAGGGGCACGTGACCTCGGGGACACCATGAGGGTTCTCCCGGTCCCGGCGTACGCCTATCCGGGCGTCGCCTACCCGGCCTCGAAGGCCGCGGTCAACATGGTCACGGTCCAGTACGCGAATGCCTTACCGGACATCCGCGTCAACGCCGTGGAGCCGGGTTACACCGCGACCGACCTCAACGGTCACACCGGCTTCCAGACCGTGGAGCAGGGCGCGGAGATCATCGTCCGGATGGCGGTGGTGGGCCCGGACGGGCCGACCGGGGGCTACTTCGACGCGGAGGGGACGCTGCCCTGGTAGGCGGACGGCCGCCGCGCCGCCCGGCAGCCGGGGGCCGCGTGGTCCGGGTGCGCCGGGCCGGGTTCGCCGCCCCGTGACGGACGGCCGCGCGGTCCGGCCCGGGGCGCGCCAGGAGGCGTCCCCGGGCCGGCCGGGTCAGGAGTACGCGGCCAGGTCCGCGGGCGTCTGGTCCCGGTAGCCCTGGCTGACCTCCACCACCACCCCGTCGGGGTCGGTGACCCAGATCGTCTTCCAGCCGGGGATGACGGAGTCGAACGCCAGCGGCCCGAGCGAGAGCGTCAGTTCGCCCTCGGCCTCCCGCCAGAACGCGTCCACGTCGTCGACCTGGAAGGCGAGGTGGCGGGCGATGCCGGGGTGGTCGGGCCCGTCGTCGCCCGAGGTGAGCAGCGGGGGGTTCGCCGACCTGAACAGCTCCAGGTAGACGTCGCCGCTGCGCAGGAAGACCACGCGGACGTCGCCGTCCTCGATGACCCGGGCGCGGCGGAAGCCGAACCAGCGGGTGTAGAACTCCTCGGTGGCGTCCTGGTCGGCGCAGTTCAGCCCCACGTGGGACCAGCGGGCGGTAACCGGTGCGGTCATGGCGGCCTCCCTCACTTCCCGGTGACGGGGGCGAACGGCACGGTGTCGTGGACGTTCGTCATGTAGACAATGTGACCGTCGGCGACCTGGAAGTAGTTGCACACGTCGGCCTCGACGGCCACGCCGCTGTGCGTACGCGCCGAGATGTGCGACACGACCGCCGCCTGGTCGCCCTGGACCACGGTGTGGACGGGCCGGTTGGCGAACTCGGCGTACATGTCCGGGAAGCCCTTCATCATCTCGCGCAGCGTCTCGCGGCCCTCGACGTGGCCCGCGAGTTGCTCGTCCATGGTCTGGTCCTCGGCGAACAGGTCGCACCAGGGGTCCCAGTCGCCGGCGTTGGCGAGGGCGTAGTAGCGCTCCACGATCTCCGTGGTGTTCATGCTGTGCTCTCCTTCTGCTGGTGGGAGGGTGCTGCTCCGTGCCGGCCGTACTGGCCGTACTGGTCCGTGCGTGCGGCGGGGCCGGTGCCGGGCGGACGCGGCGGGCGCCGCCGCCGGATGTCCGCCCGGCACCGGGCGGCCGGTCACTCGGGGAGGGGTACGCCGGTCTGGTACATCAGGCCCGTGGTGTCGGCCTGCACCCAGCGCTCGGCGACCTTGCCGTTCTCCAGGCGGTAGACCTCGATGCTGGTCCAGCTGACGGCCTTGCCGGTCGGCTCCTGGCCGAAGAACGGGGCGATGTGCCGGCCGTTGAAGGTGATGTGCATGACGACCTTGTCGCCGTCGGCGGCGTAGAGCTGGTCGGTGGTGACGTGGAAGTCCAGGGCCTCGTGGGCGGCGCGGATGATGCCCTTCAGCTCCTCCAGGCTGGCCACGTCCCAGGCGGGGTTGCGGTCGACGAAGGTCGGGGCGAACAGGTCGTCGAGGTCGTCGTAGCGCCTGCTGTTGACGGCGTCGCTCACCTTCTGGACGACGGCGATGTTGGCGGCGTCGGAGGACAGCTGCTCGCGCAGGCCGAGGAGGTCGTCCTGGGCCCAGCGCTCGACGAGCACGCCCTGGGAGACCCGCCATATCTCGGTGGTGCTCCAGGTGACGTCACGGTCGGTGGCCGGGAGCCCGAAGGCGGTGCCGACGTGCTTGCCGGTCAGCCGCACCCGGGTGACGATCCGGTCGCCGGCCTCCAGGATCTCCTCCAGCTCGCCCCGCAGGCGCAGGGACTCCCTGGCGTCGCGGAGGGCGGCCTGGTAGGAGTCGATGCCCTTGATGTCGAAGCCGGGGTGGTGGTCCACGAAGTCGGGCCCGATCACCTCGGCGATCGTCCTGTGGTCGCCGCTGTTGAGCGCGGTCAGGAAGCGCCGGTAGACAGCGGTGGGGGAAAGGGTGTTCATGCCGTTTCTCCTGTCGGGAGTGGGTGTGTCCTGGATCGGAGAATCAGATCGGCGGCCTTTTCGCCGATCATGATGCTGGGGGCGTTGGTGTTGCCGGCCACGATGTCCGGCATGACGGAGGCGTCCGCCACCCGGAGCCCGGTGACGCCGTGCACGCGCAGCTCGGCGTCGACGACGGCCGCGTCGTCGGTGCCCATGCGGCAGGTGCCCACGGGGTGCCACAGGGTGGTGGCGTTGGCCCGGATGAACGCGCGCAGCTCCGCGTCGGTGGTGACCTGGGGCCCCGGCGCCAGCTCCGCGCCGCGCACCGCGTCGAAGGCGCTCGTGGCGGCCAGTTCGCGGGCGAGTCCCACACCGTGCAGCAGCACGTCGAGGTCGGCCTCGTCCGCGAGGTAGTTCGCCTCGACCCGGGCCTGGTCCCAGGCGTCGGCGCTCTGGAGCGTGACCCGGCCGCGGCTGCGGGGGAGCAGCGCGATGGGGGCGAAGGTGAACCCGGGGCCCTGCCACTGCCCGGCCGGAGCCGTGGGCGGCAGGAACTTCACCGGCCCGAAGGTGAACTGGAGGTCGGGCGGGCCGTCCGGGCCCGCGGCCGGGGTCCTGGTGAACAGCCCGGCCTCGGACAGCAGCGCGCCGGGCGGGTGCTCGCCGCGTGCCTGGTAGCAGACGGGTAGGAAGACGTGGTCCTGGAGGTTGGCCCCGACCCCCGGCAGGTCCGCCAGGGCGCGGATGCCGTGCCGGCCGAGGTGCGCGGCCGGTCCGATGCCGGAGAGCATCAGCAGCTTCGGGCTCTCGAAGGCGCCCGCGCTGAGGATCACCTCCTGGGTGGCCGCCACGGTGTGGGTGCGGCCGTCCTTGACGTACTCGACCCCGGCGGCGCGGCGCCCGTCGAAGAGGACCTGGGTGACGCGGGCCTCGACCTGCACGTCGAGGTTGGAGCGGTCCAGGGCCGGGCGGAGGTAGGCGGTCGCCGCGCTGCTGCGGCGCCCGGCGGCGGTGCGGGTGGTCTGGTAGTAGAACCCGCCGCCCTCCTGGCGGACGCCGTTGTAGTCGAGGCCGGTGCCGGTGTGGCCGAGTTCCCGGGTGGCGGCCACGAAGGCGCGGGCGACGGGGCTGGGGCGTTCCAGGTCCCTGACCTGTACGGGGCCGCCCCGGCCGCGGAGCGGGGAGCGCGGCCCGGCGTAGTCCTCGGACCGTTTGAAGTAGGGCAGGACGTCGTCGTAGGACCAGCCGGGGTTCCCCCGCGCGCTCCACCGGTCGTAGTCGGCGCGGCTGCCGCGCACCCACATCAGGGCGTTGACGGAGCTGCTGCCGCCGACCACTTTCCCGCGGGCCACGGGGATGCTGCGGCCGTCGAGCCGCTTCTCGGGGGCGGTGCGGTAGCCCCAGTCGATCGTGGGGCTCCACGGCGAGGTCAGCAGGGAGAGCACGGAGTCCGCGTCGGTGCCGTGGATCTCGGGCCGGTCGTCCCAGCCGCCGGCCTCCAGCAGCAGGACCGAGTGCCGGGGGTCG
The sequence above is drawn from the Streptomyces sp. TS71-3 genome and encodes:
- a CDS encoding IS5 family transposase, whose translation is MGGDLLQRLVPDDLWAMVEPVLPSFRSRPQGGGTAPIDQRAVFTAVVYVLTSGCAWRHLPPTFGVSPATAHRRFSAWTASGVWRRLHRIVLDEIGARNGLDWSSVIVDAASVRAKKGGPLTGPNPVDRGKAGSKLHVLTDAQGLPVVIGVSGANVNDVQALRPLILGIPAVRSRRGPRRRRPEKIRADKAYHSADNLAWLRERNITPRIARPGVESSERLGRHRWKIERSISWLFGYRRLTIRYERKGNHFLAFLGLAAVMTCYKRLSKIAT
- a CDS encoding Type 1 glutamine amidotransferase-like domain-containing protein; translated protein: MKLLLTDSGVRNASILAALVDLLGKPISEADALCIPTAGYGGPYGDPYGPWQFTSGQSSSPMTELGWKSVGVLELAVLPDIEEERWISWVREADVLLVNGGDALYLCHWMRKSGLADLLPTLHDTVYVGLSAGSMVLTPRIGEEFVSWTPPSGDDSMLGVVDFSIFPHLESPGCPERSMAEAERWAAKIGDPAYAIDAETAIKVTNGRIEVVSEGHWKLLNPAS
- a CDS encoding acyltransferase, whose protein sequence is MMSTEDLLRLTVAALMQRTGERQAQLGAALDVTQAQVSKKQAGRAAWTLGDVDRLAAHWGMTPLDLLAGPTHAASRLPADRITRGTIQAAIPLPTAPADVPEADLTAAPPTPAPVRSAVLAPAAPAASAAEVESAVPAAEPPATEQQAVEQQAVEQQARVPRRPTPAGPLADLVRAAVTRTLREHQGDIDAARAALIKRAIPDVMDLFEASRVGGRYEHSQFPPTSDLLQKRTQKGADQVWEARPKWRAAELARAAREGLVHLEVTALDANAAYLAALKTHLPIGKLVHSTGDAAAHDPKRSGIHRITPPAWTAEDLPSPLGARKEPGDLWVTEPTLRLLLHCARLDTPLCDAPIIHESWTSGSSEGLLEKMRRALVEVRKEAIANDDEVTTEYVKFMYSKFVSTIGESSANRAIRRPDWMHIIRSQAFANLWRKAHKAHEAGLTVVEMSGTDELHVAGDWRQVFEAGRDLAQVKPKNTYILGGDQ
- a CDS encoding VOC family protein encodes the protein MTAPVTARWSHVGLNCADQDATEEFYTRWFGFRRARVIEDGDVRVVFLRSGDVYLELFRSANPPLLTSGDDGPDHPGIARHLAFQVDDVDAFWREAEGELTLSLGPLAFDSVIPGWKTIWVTDPDGVVVEVSQGYRDQTPADLAAYS
- a CDS encoding nuclear transport factor 2 family protein, whose protein sequence is MNTTEIVERYYALANAGDWDPWCDLFAEDQTMDEQLAGHVEGRETLREMMKGFPDMYAEFANRPVHTVVQGDQAAVVSHISARTHSGVAVEADVCNYFQVADGHIVYMTNVHDTVPFAPVTGK
- a CDS encoding ester cyclase, with translation MNTLSPTAVYRRFLTALNSGDHRTIAEVIGPDFVDHHPGFDIKGIDSYQAALRDARESLRLRGELEEILEAGDRIVTRVRLTGKHVGTAFGLPATDRDVTWSTTEIWRVSQGVLVERWAQDDLLGLREQLSSDAANIAVVQKVSDAVNSRRYDDLDDLFAPTFVDRNPAWDVASLEELKGIIRAAHEALDFHVTTDQLYAADGDKVVMHITFNGRHIAPFFGQEPTGKAVSWTSIEVYRLENGKVAERWVQADTTGLMYQTGVPLPE
- a CDS encoding GMC family oxidoreductase, with the protein product MSGGRAVDYIVVGAGSAGSALAARLSADPRHSVLLLEAGGWDDRPEIHGTDADSVLSLLTSPWSPTIDWGYRTAPEKRLDGRSIPVARGKVVGGSSSVNALMWVRGSRADYDRWSARGNPGWSYDDVLPYFKRSEDYAGPRSPLRGRGGPVQVRDLERPSPVARAFVAATRELGHTGTGLDYNGVRQEGGGFYYQTTRTAAGRRSSAATAYLRPALDRSNLDVQVEARVTQVLFDGRRAAGVEYVKDGRTHTVAATQEVILSAGAFESPKLLMLSGIGPAAHLGRHGIRALADLPGVGANLQDHVFLPVCYQARGEHPPGALLSEAGLFTRTPAAGPDGPPDLQFTFGPVKFLPPTAPAGQWQGPGFTFAPIALLPRSRGRVTLQSADAWDQARVEANYLADEADLDVLLHGVGLARELAATSAFDAVRGAELAPGPQVTTDAELRAFIRANATTLWHPVGTCRMGTDDAAVVDAELRVHGVTGLRVADASVMPDIVAGNTNAPSIMIGEKAADLILRSRTHPLPTGETA